The stretch of DNA TTTCTCAGGAAACTCCCAGGTTGGCTAAGGAAACTCACTGCATGAGTTACCAACCTGGACCGAACGACACTTCCCCGATCGATTCGCGCACCAGTGCCGCCGGTGACGAGCCGCAGTCATTCGCGGATACTGCTTATGTGCCACCACTGACCCCGACACCCGAGCCGCCAGTGCCACCGAAGAAGTCCTTCTACGCACGTCGTCCGGTCGTCATGCTCACCGCCGTGGTTGTCACCGTGGCAGTGGCCTCGGGCATAGCTGGCGGTGCTGTCGGAGCGCGGGTCTCGACCGGAACTGCCTCCTCAACCTCGACGTCTCTGCTCACCAACGACACGTCGATTGGCACAGCAGCTACCACGACCGGTTCGGTGGAATCAGCCGCCAAGGCGATCGGTCCCAGTGTCGTGACGGTCGCGGTGTCCAGCCAGGGCGGGCAGGGCACCGGGTCCGGCGTGATCATCAAGGACGACGGCTACATCCTGACGAACAACCACGTGGTCGAGGGTGTGGGTCAAGGCGGGTCCGTCAGCGTGACCCTGAGCAACGGCAGTACTGCCTCGGCGAAGATCGTGGGAACAGACCCGAGTTCTGACCTTGCGGTCATCAAGGCGGAGGGTGTGAGCGGGCTCAAGGCTGCGGTTTTCGCCAACTCCGAGAAGTTGCAGGTCGGTCAGAGTGTCATCGCAGTCGGTGCGCCGCTGGGACTGAGTAACACCGTGACCGAGGGCATCGTGTCGACACTTCATCGTCCGGTCACCTCCGGTGCAAGCGGAACCGGCGAGCAGTCGGTGATGGATGCCATCCAGACCGATGCGGCGATCAATCCGGGCAACTCCGGTGGTCCGCTTGTCGACTTAGCTGGCCGGGTGGTGGGAATCAACTCGGCGATCGCGACCGTCGGCCAATCATCGGATGGGCAGTCTGGGAACATCGGCGTCGGCTTTGCGATCCCCTCCAATGACGCGGTCCGAGTGTCCGACCAACTGATGTCCAACGGCAAGGCGACCCATGCCCAGCTCGGCGTCGGGTTGTCGCAAAGTCAGTCCGCCGCAACGAGCGGTGCGGTGCTCGGTCAAGTCAACGCCGGCAGCCCGGCTGCCGCGGCCGGACTGAAGCCCGGCGATGTGATCACCAAGATCAACGACCGGACGATTGCGGACGGCGATAGCCTGATTGTTGCGATCCGCTCCTATGCTCCCGGTGATGAGGTCACGATCACCTACGAGCGCAACGGTCAGCCCCAGACCACTGCGGCAACGTTGGCCTCGGCCAGCTAATCCGAACGATCGATTCTCAACGGGCATTCAGTCGCATTCCGGCGCTAGGCTCCGCGTTGCTCGGGCATGAGGCGTGGGTCACAACCGGAGGGAAGCCATGTATACGAATCTCCTAAATCGACGGGCAACGGTGGCAGCGGTCGCGCTCGGCGCTGGCTTGCTCGCAATTGCTGGTTGCTCAAGCGACTCGTCGTCGAGCAGTTCAGCCTCGGCGAGCGCTGCCGTAGGCGTTCCGGGCCCGCCAGCTGGCGCAACCGTGGTCACGGCCCCCGAGCCGGATGGCGCAGCAACTTACAGCCGCTTCTCGACGTCAAGCACCCCCGCGGAGGTGGAGACCTACTACACCGGCGCGCTGAAGGCCAGTGGCTTCAACGTCACCAACTCCGGCGGCGGTGGTGGAGGATGGGGACAGTACGGCGGATCTGAGGCAGGTGTGTCCGCCAACAACGGAACCACCTACGTCGAGGTCAACGCTGGTGGATCCAAGCAAGGCCCCACCTACTTCGAGGTGTGTTCGGGCGACTCATCCCAAGCAGTCCAGTCCTGCCAAGGCAACAACCACGGAAGCAGCAACCAGAGCTGAGGTTCCTCTTTGGACACCCCAATCAATCGATCGGCCAGCGTTCCCTCCTGGGGTGCTGGCCGATCGGCTTTTGAGCCTTTCCGGCCCGCCAAGCAACGGTTGGCATTGCGAGAGCGACGCTTCCGGGCCATGGGCTGCAACTGCCACATCTTGATCCTTGGTTCAACCGAGGTGCTCTTGGACTCCGGTGAACAGCGAGTGCGAGAACTAGACGACCGCTGGACCCGTTTCTCACCGGAAAGTCAGCTATCCCAATTCAACTCCCAAGCCGGGGAAGACGTAGCGATTTCTGCCGACATGCGGGTGCTCCTAACCCGAGCGTTGCAAGGATACGAGCTCAGTGGTGGACTCTTTGATCCTTTCCTCGCCGACCAGGTAGTCGCGGCTGGCTACGACCGTGACTTCGATGAACTCGACGCTGTGCCAGTTACTGACGTGGCGCAGCTTGCCGCAGTGGCCCAGACATCGACGACCGCCACCCCGCCGCTGGCTTCCCGCAGTCAGCCTCTACCTGCGCCACTGTCATTAGCACCGGACGGATCGACAGCTCGGCTGGCACCGGGATCGGAAGTCGACAGTGGCGGTATCGGCAAGGGCCTCGGCGCGGAGTTGGTCGCGGACTTCCTCATCGAGTCAGGCGCAAACGGGGTCATGGTCAA from Candidatus Nanopelagicales bacterium encodes:
- a CDS encoding trypsin-like peptidase domain-containing protein, with product MSYQPGPNDTSPIDSRTSAAGDEPQSFADTAYVPPLTPTPEPPVPPKKSFYARRPVVMLTAVVVTVAVASGIAGGAVGARVSTGTASSTSTSLLTNDTSIGTAATTTGSVESAAKAIGPSVVTVAVSSQGGQGTGSGVIIKDDGYILTNNHVVEGVGQGGSVSVTLSNGSTASAKIVGTDPSSDLAVIKAEGVSGLKAAVFANSEKLQVGQSVIAVGAPLGLSNTVTEGIVSTLHRPVTSGASGTGEQSVMDAIQTDAAINPGNSGGPLVDLAGRVVGINSAIATVGQSSDGQSGNIGVGFAIPSNDAVRVSDQLMSNGKATHAQLGVGLSQSQSAATSGAVLGQVNAGSPAAAAGLKPGDVITKINDRTIADGDSLIVAIRSYAPGDEVTITYERNGQPQTTAATLASAS
- a CDS encoding FAD:protein FMN transferase; translation: MDTPINRSASVPSWGAGRSAFEPFRPAKQRLALRERRFRAMGCNCHILILGSTEVLLDSGEQRVRELDDRWTRFSPESQLSQFNSQAGEDVAISADMRVLLTRALQGYELSGGLFDPFLADQVVAAGYDRDFDELDAVPVTDVAQLAAVAQTSTTATPPLASRSQPLPAPLSLAPDGSTARLAPGSEVDSGGIGKGLGAELVADFLIESGANGVMVNLGGDVTVSGSYPDEGWRIGIDDPLGRSDAGTSVVLRDGALCTSGILRRRWLTDDGHTAHHIIDPSTGRSLESNGFVGVSAIAPHGWLAEVLTKSV